A stretch of Cucumis sativus cultivar 9930 chromosome 2, Cucumber_9930_V3, whole genome shotgun sequence DNA encodes these proteins:
- the LOC101209079 gene encoding V-type proton ATPase 16 kDa proteolipid subunit yields MSSAFSGDETAPFFGFLGAAAALVFSCMGAAYGTAKSGVGVASMGVMRPELVMKSIVPVVMAGVLGIYGLIIAVIISTGINPKAKSYYLFDGYAHLSSGLACGLAGLSAGMAIGIVGDAGVRANAQQPKLFVGMILILIFAEALALYGLIVGIILSSRAGQSRAD; encoded by the exons ATGTCGTCAGCCTTCAGCGGCGATGAAACAGCACCCTTCTTCGGCTTCCTCGGCGCCGCTGCAGCTCTCGTCTTCTCAT gTATGGGAGCTGCTTATGGAACGGCGAAGAGCGGGGTGGGAGTTGCGTCTATGGGAGTAATGAGGCCTGAACTGGTGATGAAGTCAATTGTTCCAGTGGTTATGGCTGGAGTTTTGGGTATTTATGGTCTTATTATTGCTGTGATTATTAGTACAGGGATTAACCCTAAGGCCAAATCTTATTACCTCTTCGATGGCTACGCACATCTCTCCTCTGGGCTTGCTTGTGGTCTTGCTGGTCTGTCCGCTGGCATGGCTATCGGGATCGTCGGTGATGCTGGTGTTAG AGCCAATGCCCAGCAGCCTAAGCTTTTCGTTGGGAtgattcttattttaatttttgccGAAGCTCTGGCACTCTATGGACTTATTGTGGGCATTATTCTCTCTTCCCGAGCTGGTCAGTCAAGAGCCGATTAA